aatcaattagaaaacgaATTTTGGTATTAAATTTATTGCAGAAACTtgctaaattcatagaaaattcatatgaactccaaattggtttaTTCCAGTCTCTAAAATTTTGTAAgattattctctatcatttagaatctctgttttgtcataaaaacagtaataaaatttatttctcactcaaTCCTAGTtaaaacacatgaaacctttgaaaattcataacttaaaatctataactccaaaaattatgatttctgttcctaggattttattttattgagtagaatatttctgtgtattttgtttatatgtttggtgtaatgttaatttctctatatacactgtgcttgtttgtattgtggcaagtagaagagcccgtgaccgaggatcctggtgagcagcaggttgaagtagctgagcaggagctcattgaaggcaagttgtgcccttgaccactttttacctaataatgttctttaatatcatttatccatgcataggttaattttgatgggacccaataggttaccctagattgtttatctcattaccttgtttacccctgaatcacttgggtagtttgctattgctttatatggttttgggataatcattcattatatctatgttccaattattcttgttattctatttatgttcatgtcaagttcactaatgttaattggaacatagagcttaacttgagaaccacgtgccaccacaagggtttaatgggacgcccttggctgactaattaggaaagctagtggaagactaccttacccgaaaggggcaagggcagtaggggagtggtcagtgtagggaggtccttggttgattttgctgcgatggcggtcagacaagaaccctgcattggagtttcctataaactgtagcgggttttcggaagctagtggaactttgtaaaggcctcgtagtgttgccctgccgcgcttcctaggtagaggtgtatgggattcgcgaccccttggcagatgggtagcatgacttgtgggtaaagggtacaacctctgcagagtgtaaaactggtatactagccgagctcacggtcatgagcagctcaggactctctgatgattaatttatggaacctaaattcaattttgtcatttgcatatgcatgggtttattattaatttgttctattactttatttaaggtttggtatttacttacacttagtaattgctaataaaattttgaccaactacttaaaagcaatgctcagctttaaccattctctttgataagccttacactccatgagctcccacctttggtgagttcatgtcacattattccccacgacttgttgagcgatgaacgtatgtgagctcactcttgctgtatcacacccccccacaggagaaggacAGGTGGTTCaaaaggagccacaaggcgaggagtatgatctaatctaggtggcgtttctcagttgacattggcgccgacgatccttagttcgttttatgtttattcttttattttgtattaagtcttccgctatgtaataagtactctgatgttttgtgacatttatctctatacactctgttattatatatgttgtcttcttggcgcatgtatgagatgcacctagctttgttccttaaagtcgggtgtgacaattctcattatcgggacattgagcaataaaatgaccagtcttactgcacttgaagcatgaacgcTTTCCCCTTGGTTTGTTCTTGTTTGAGGTAGTCTTTGcttcctttcaatgcggtcttgaagtgcttgattACAAATGTCATTTTCTCCTCATTAAGTCCAGCATCCTCCACTCATGCCACCTTGTTTGGGAGCGCCTCCTTGCTGGCTATTGCTTTGAGTGCAacgggttgtggctcgtagaGAGGAAGAGGTTCGTTGGTGATGTCGTCGACGTACCTTGCTTCTTTTACCATCATGCGTCCACTTACAAACTTACCAAGGATTTCCTCGAGCGACATTTTGGTatacctagggttttcacgaataagattaacAAGATGGGGATTAATTACAATAAATGACCTTAACATGAGGCACAACACGTCGtgatctgtccatcttgtgcttccatagcttcgaatcttgttcaccagggtcttgagcctgttgtacgtttcagttggctcctctccccttttcatggcgaatctccctagctcgccttccaccaactccatcttggtgatcatcgtagcatcattaccctcatgagagatgttgagggtgtcccatatttgcttgacgTTGTCCAGACCAccaaccttgttgtattcatcactACAtagagatgctaagagaacagtagtgccttggtcatttttatgaattttctcattaataaatatggcattatcagtactatcagaattcattccattttctactacttcccaaatgctaggatgaagagaaaataaatgactatgcattttatgactccaaaagaaTAATCTTCCCCGTCAAAGTGAGAGGGTTTGCTAagaggaatagataataaatgagcattggagctgtatgaaatacgagaataatcaaaagaatagttttgattaaccgactTTTTCTTTGAAGTGGAATCATCGTAGTCGTCGTCCATTGGTGAAGATGAGGAGGTGTCGCTATTGTAGTAGATAATCTttttgatgcacctcttcttcttcccgtccttcctcTTGTTGTTTGATACTGGGTCGTtgagggtctccttctccttgtcattaatcacaatccccttgcccttaggatccatctcttcggacggttagtcccttgatgaagagaacaactttgataccaattgggagcacctagagggggtgaataggtgatcctacaaaaatcaactctaaacaacacaaacttggtttataatgagTGTTATTGAAAGCTAAAACCAAGTTGTTATGTGTAGAGATGGAGAGAGgataactcttcacttgattattCCTTTGAAATGTGTATCAAACTTAGGAGCAATAATACAAGTGAATATGAGAACTCAAGAAGACGATAATCACAATAAAGTAAATAGACAAGAAACACgacaattttatcccgtggttcgaccaatgcctacttcatgttgtggtgacctacttcggacaagggttgcactcaacccctctcaagtgatccaaagatcaaacttgagtatcacggttgtcttccttatatcaattcccggttgcgaggaatctccacaaattagagtctctcacaccttacacaaatgtttacaatcaaaacagagtaaggatgggagtagAGACACACACAATAACACAATCGcatcaacaacacgcacacagatCCAGAAGAGAGCACAAGAATCAAAACGACATAGTCATCGCTCAAGAACGTGCTCAAATATCTATCTAATGAATTAATAGTGTGGTCGTGAAGTCTCggagttgtagtgtgctcaaGGTATGCTTGTGTTCTGCTCCATGgcgcctagggggtccttttatagctccACCGaacctaggagtcgttggagctccatttggaaggccctgaATGCCTTCTGtccatgggtgcaccggactggtaCTGCGCAGTagacgatttctttccttctatagtGAAGCCGACTGTCGTCGACCGTCGATcacttggcacaccggatagtccggtggtgcaccggacagtccggtgcgacctggTGACCGTTGGCCAGGCTGACGTGTCCTACGTAGATTGCGCGACCAACCGTTGGTTAGGCGCgcaactggcacaccggacagtgcggtgcacaccggacaatcctgtgatttatagccatggtgcccGGCTGATTCTCGAGAGTTGCTGGTTCGCTAGCTGGTAGCCTGTGCAccatacactgtccggtgcacaccggacagtccagtgctcccTAGACTGGCATAAGTTTGACTAAACTTAGCCAAACACCATTTCTTCAAAATGGTTTGACTTGATaagtttcctagcacttagataaacatagttagcaactaaaacattttactaagtgctagaatcatactTTGTTACTTTAATGTAATAGGATTTGCAATATACACCAAATACACTTTTCCTATATTTCTCAATGTGTCTTTCGAATACCTGTGCTTATGCTCATACATCACGGTTAGTCCAAGACAATGTGTtgatcatttaatcaccaaaacaaaataAAAATGGCTTAAGGGCACATTCCCCTTTCACTAGTCCTTGCACAGTTTCTGGTCAAACCAATGTGATTAAATACATGTTGcagaacccaattatgagtggtagaattgttaattgggcttatgcacttatagaatatgacttAGCATATGAATCATTAAAATCTATGAAAGGACAAGTTATAGcatattttattgtagaacatcgaatCAATGATactcatgaactagacatgtcatatctCACTATTACCCACTGGACTttgtattttgatggatcggtttgtaaTGAAGGACAAGGGATtgacatcatgattatttctccAAGTAATGTCTCTTTTTACttttctagccgattgaaaacttattgcactaacaatcaagccgaatatgaggccctcttatTTGGTTTGGAACTTTTAGATTATATGGCAGTGAAACATGCgagggcatttggtgattctcagctagttGTCTAGCAGATTTTAGAGGAGTATCTATGTTTAGATGACACTATAAATAGTTATCTTGAAAAATGTTGGGACACAATccgttcttttgacgaattcaataTTCAACATATATCTAGAGCTTATGCATCAGGTTATTTGGTAAAACGAGGGAGATTTCATAGTACCGAAAGTCTAATATCCAGTGTTGCCAAATCCCCGGGTCGCAGACCGTCCGAGCTGCATACCTGGACCATCCACGGTGGGCTCGGACCGTCTGGGCAAGGAGTCCAGACCGTTGGAGTTCGACGGTGCCACAGACATCCTCTTAATTAACTCGGCTGATAACGCAGCCGATGCAACTGATTGGAGGGCACCTATAATTAATTACATGTGTAATCCCAATATTGGGATAGACAAGAATGTTTGGCTTACATCTTTCAAATATGTTTTAGTTgatgatgaactctaccgccgaactgTCGACAATGTCCTACTTAGATGCTTGAGCtcggatgatgctatattagctatGACCGAAGTACGTGAggggatttgtggtactcatcaatcggcTCCTAAGATAAAGTGGCTAATGACAAGATCTGACTTCTATTGGCCTgaaatgatagctgattgtttcaagtactataaGGGATGCCAAGCGTGTCAGAAATTCGGTGACTTGTAGCTAGTTAATGCAGCCGAGTTACATCCTATTATCAAACATTTGCCTTTCAGAGGATAGAGATTTGATTTTACAGGAGAAATTTATCCTTCATAATCAAAAGGACGTCGGTTTGTCTTGGTCGCCATAGACTACTTTACAAAATGGATTGaagtcgttgctctaaagaacatgatgcatagagaggtaattgagtttataacaTGATGCATAGGAGGTACGTGAGTTTGCTGATTAGCCTTATAAAGAAGAAAATATATGATCACCCTAAGCGTTGGCATAAGCTCTTGTCTAAGGTTTTGTGGGcttatagaatatctaaacattgtGTTACTAAAGTTTTTTCTTTTAATCTTGTTTATGGTCACGAAGCAGTATTGCATTGGAATACGCCTAAATGCTATCAGGTTTGCGTATGTTGCTGTTCGGAAATGCTAGCGTCGTAAACCCATTATTATTATTCATATATAGTTACAACTTTGCTTGAGAGATGATGTTAGTTCTGCATGCCCGGTGGGGTGCACAAACCAACAACTCAGTTCAGGTGCACAAATGCTAGCCAGGCTTTAACTGAAAAAGTTCAGAGAGGCAGAGCCTGGTCTTCTGAACTTGGCACAAAGGCTAACAAGGATGTAAAACGGAGTTGCCAATCCTGGGTGGACGAAGGAAGAGGAAGAGTACTCAGCTACTCTACTCCTATTTGAAATTCCTTTCCTGATTTTCTATCACTTTTGTTGCTTGGGCTGGGCGTGGACTCCAAACAGCGTCGTGCCGTGCAATCAGGGCAGCGCAAATTCGGCAGTCGCACGACGTAGAATATAAGGATTGGATTATATTGGTTTTCCCTATTTTTTTCTCTCTATTGAGATTTAGATAGGATACGGAGGTTATAAATATCCAAATTTGAGTATACGAGATACAGACCGGATAGCAGATTTTAATCTTAGAGCATCTTCAAAAGACTAGCTAAATAACTCGTCAAACCAAATTTTGGCTACTCAATAGCAAAATAAATCTCCAGCAGAGTAGCTATCTGACTCGCAAGCTATCTGACTCTCTAAATTAGCTCTCTCACTAGCTAAATTTAGCTAGCCACATGATTAGTCAAACTAGATAGATAGTCTGTTGGACTGAGATGCTATATATAGAATGTAATCTTTATGAAAACGTAATTAGATAGTTAAATAGAGAGTAAAAAAATAaagagtctcttggagatgctcttactcTCTATTTTAAATTAGTATTCGCTTTATCTCTtagttttatatttatatttaaatAGGTGATAATAAATATAGATACGTATATTAATTATTGTATTGATCTAGTAAGAGACTAAAACGAATTTTATTTAGGTACAGAGACACAGTACCATTTACATCCGACTCGCACGCATGAAACAGATTGAATCCATGACACGTGGGGGCCCATACCATGCGACAAGCCCACCAACTCCGGAGTTTCTGCTGGTCTTACTTGCCAACGCCAAGGCCCAGCTCGAGTCGATCCGCCCGTACGTCTCTCTCTTGTTCCTCTCCGGCTTTTCCTTCCCCTCCGCCTCCGCCACGccacctcccctcccctcccgccGTGCGCCCCGATCCCTCGCCGCCCCACGCCGGCCTCATCTCGCCGAGGACTGGATCGCCGGGGGGTAAGCAAGCTGACCCCTTTAACTCTTTCTCGCCGCTGCCCCCTCGTCCCGCGGCCGCCCTATGCTTGCTTGTTCCTCTCCTTGTCTGTACTACTAAATTGCCCGCTGCGCCTTTCCCCTACTCCCTATTCCATACGGTACTGCTGCGGAGCACATGTTGAATCTGGGACTGCTTCGGTTCTGTGGTCTCCTCCGCTGACCTAGTCGAGCACGGCGCTTCCCCGCTGGGTTGCTTCTAAACCGTGTCACCCCCAATTGCAAGTTTCTTGCGATGCTGCAAGTTCCTTTCGATGCTGGTAGCGTGTAGTGGTAGTTAAGAATTACGCCTTGGTGCTTGGTTTGCCAGATTGCCATGAAGCTTCTCGCCATGTTTCGTGCTACTGCTAGTATTGCCTCCATGTGTGTCTCATTTCCTCTTGTTTACGTTACCTCTCTGTGCAAACTCAGTTCAGAGTATGAAGAGCCTACGATTTACACAGCTGATTCGTTGCTTTGCTAGGACATCCTGGGTGTCCTTCACACACATGCGGCGTTAGGTGATGACGAGCTTGCCTGAGAGGGGAGAATCACCTGTGCCGCCACTCGATTCTCTGCGCCAGGACTCTGCCGTGACCGTCCTAGCGGCTGCCGCCGTTGCCTCTTCCTCCGCTGGCTCCGATCGCAAGGAAGACAGCGGCTCCAGGCAGCCCAAGGCCTCCATCCTGTCCGGCgtcttctctcccccttttgcCATATTCGAGGGGCAGCAGCAGGGCTCCTCGTCGCCGGCGTGCGACGCCAGGTCGACAAAGTCGTCCTCAGGGTCCTATGGTTTATCCAGGATCCTGAGGAGGTTCGTGGGCAGCGGCTCCATGTGGCGACTTCTGGGGTGCGGCAGGGTCTTGACCTCCAGTGACGTGTGGTTCCTTGGTAAATGCTATAAGGTGTCGCCTGAAGAAGAGGAGTCTGGCGACTCGGAGTCCGACAGCGGGCATGCTGCGTTTCTGGAAGATTTCTCTTCCAGGATATGGATCACTTACCGGAAAGGTTAGTCTTTGCAGGACTATGTGTGTGGTGGAAACATAATTGCATGTCCACAGGTGGCTAGATATTGACATGATAATTGTCCCAGGCTTTGATGCAATATCTGATTCCAAGCTAACTAGTGATGTGAACTGGGGATGCATGGTTAGAAGCAGTCAAATGCTGGTTGCTCAGGTAAACTCTGTCCCTTTCAAAGTGTCCCTTTATTGACCAAGGATGGCCACTGAAGTTGTATAATAAGTTGTAACAGACAAGCACTGGCCTTTGGGCAAAATTTTGCAGGCGCTGATTTTTCACCACCTTGGAAGATCTTGGAGAAAGCCCCCAGAGAAGGTGAGAGAGATATGGCTTGACCACCAATGCAAAGAAAAAATGAGGAATTTCTGCTCAGTTATAGTAGGTGATGGAGCTCTTTAATTCTTAATGTAGGGTTGCTTATAATTACCAAATGTTCATATGCAGCCATACAACCCAGATTATATAGGGGTCTTACACCTATTCGGTGATTCTGAAGCTTGTGCTTTCTCTATTCACAATTTACTTCAAGCTGGAAGGAATTATGGTCTGGCTGCTGGATCATGGTTGGGTCCATATGCTATGTGCCGGGCATGGCAGACCCTTATTCGCACAAATAGAGAGCAAGCTGATGCTGTAGATGGGAAGGAAAATTTCCCTATGGCGCTGTATGTGGTTTCGGGTGATGAAGATGGCGAAAGAGGTGGAGCTCCAGttgtttgcattgatgttgctgcTCAGCTTTGCTCTGATTTCAACAAAGGACCATCTACATGGTCACCTATTCTTTTGTTAGTTCCTCTGGTTCTTGGCCTTGACAAAATTAACCCAAGGTAATTAGCTAAACTTTCATGCTTTGGGGGCTGCATAAGGAAGGATCCATGCTACGCTATCTGAATTTTGGAGTCATCCTATGTTACGCTTTTCTACCTATACACTACAAAACTTAAGGACAGTAATGTGGCCTGGGACTTATTTTTGCAAAAATGGGCAATGTTGTGATATTTTAGACGAACATGATAGGTTATTATATAGATAGTTGGTTATTCTTAATATGCAAACCAATTTTAGGTTCATGCAGTCATCATGGCAATGAATAAAAATGTCGTCTAATAATTGATGTTTCTGCTGATGTATTGATATGTATTTAATTACTACCTGTTTCCTTTCTATCAGGTACATCCCATTACTAAAGGAGACATTTATGTTCCCACAAAGCTTGGGCATTTTAGGTGGAAAACCTGGTACATCAACATACATTGCTGGGGTACAGGATGATAGGGCTCTCTACCTAGATCCCCATGAAGTTCAGATGGTAAACCTGCATACTTTTTATATTTACTTAGCATGCATATGCATCTATTTCATAAACGTTGTATAGTTTTCTACCTTGTAACTTAAGTTGAGCACCATACTTAAGAAGTATCAAAATCGTCAAGTTTCAAGTTTGAACTGAGTTCCATTCTCTTATTCAAAGATAACAGTGGCATGTCTATTCTGCAGCAATTCCTGTTCCATAGGCCACTAGAATCTGGTTATTTTTGTTGGAGTGAAGTGCATTGTGAGTTCCTAAAATTCGTTAGGTTGTGCCATTGGAGTCCCTGAACTTGGCAGCTGAAGATTCAGGTCAAGGCATGCTCAAACTATATTGGTAGTGAAATATGGCATGGTATTAGAGAGAACTGCAGATTGTTGCAATTATCATGTGAAATCAGCAAGGATTTCATATTCTGGATTATAGAGCAAAGTTTTCATATCCTTACTTTCTTTGGGCTTAATAATTAGCAGGACCATGCTAAGCTTATGAGCCGTTTGTATCCCTTGTGGGCCTGACACAACCAATTTTGTTAGACATAATCATGCTTGTGTATATATACTACCGTTTTCCAATTTGtgcgctcttgtttgcttggggtGCCCTTTTTTATCACTATGAATACACAGTTGATGGCCCAGGTGCATGATTGTTTAGCTATATAGTAATGGTATTAATACTGGAATGTTCTCTATGTGTCAGACGGTTGACATTGCACTGGATAACTTGGAGGCAGACACTTCCTCATACCACTGCAGGTATGTGTGTCGTTGTGGAATGAAATCTGATGAATGGAACTGCAGATTCGTTGTCAATGCATGCTCAAATGATGGGCTCTGATTCATGTGTCTGGACTTGTACAGCGTTGTCCGAGCCTTAGCTCTGGAACAAATAGATCCCTCCCTGGCTATTGGTTTTTACTGTCGTGACAAAGGTGAACCGTTGTAGTTTCTCGGATGCCCATTCGGTCATGTTTTTTCAAGCTCTAATCCCTATGTTTTCTATTTGCATCTTTTTATGCAGACGACTTTGATGATTTCTGTTCTCGGGCCTCTGAGTTGGCGGAGAAGGCCAATGGCGCGCCACTCTTTACTGTTGTGCAGTCAATCGAGCCATCGAAACAAATGTATAAACAGGATGATGGACTGGGTTGTTCTGGCAGTAGCATGGCCAATGACGACGACCTTGATGGCTCTGGTGAAGCAGAAGAGTGGCAGATCCTTTAGACGAGGCTAAGACATGTTGGGCTGAAGAAAAAAAAACTTGCATTGAAAATGTTGTCTGAATGCCCTCGTCTGCgtgtgaatagaggggattatttgtGTGATCTCGGGGTGGAAATGTTCAGAACATACACTCGTAGTCGTGGATGATAATAATTAAATGTATTTATTATTCCATATTCTAACATCGTTTTACCACGGCGTGGTTGTTTCTCAATTGTTGGCTACAGTTGCACCTGCCAAAAAGTTTGTGGTGTTGGTATGTTACATTTGCAATGCCAACATATCGCTGTTTGATGTGAATTCTGAATTGGTTGCTGGAGACTTAACATTTACATCTGCCAAAAAAAAAGTTGTGTGCTGTGCATGCATTTGCAACACTGCCCTGCCCTGAAACTTTTAAGGGTCATCTGTTTGATTTGTGCCAGAAGTCACTGCGAAGAAAGGCACAAAGCTGGCATGCAAGCACGTAAAACGGTTACGAAAAGAACCAAAGATCATGGACGGGGATGGTTAAGCTGAGCACGAACCTGTAACCCAAAGCCAAAGAAAGGCATCCATGTCAAACTGAAGCTGCTGCAGAAGAACAGTCGTCTTGCTCCGGCATCACGCAACAGCATAGCCTTGCCTGATATGGTTGTCGTGGCACCAGCTCTCTCTCCACCCTCTTTAAAAATTGCAACCAGCAGGCCATTCTCTCGCCGTCTCATCACAACTAGCGCCACTCTAGTAGTAAGTACTAAGTAGTAGTAGTAGGTGGCAGCAGCCAATCTTGCCACGATGACACTCTGCACCGTCTTGCTCCAGATCCTCCTTCCAACGCTGCTCTTGGTTTCTGCCATCACAGGTAAAATCATGGCACTCTGATGCTGCTGctgctcgtcgtcgtcgtcgatcTGTGCCTGCCATCTTGATCTTGACCCGTTTCGATTCGCGCAGGCGCGGACGCTAGCGGCATCGGCGTCAACTACGGCACGCGGGGCACGACGCTCCCGGCGCCGGCCGACGTGGCGCGGTTCCTGGCCCGGGACACCATCTTCGACCGCGTGAGGCTGTTGGACGCCGACCCGGTCCTGCTGCGGGCCTTCGCCGGCACGGGCCTCGCCGTGGACGTGACGGTGCCCAACGGCGTCGTCCCGCACCTGCTGAATCTGACCTTCGCGCGGCGCTGGGTGCGCGACAACGTGACGCCCTACGCGGGCGCCACCAATATCTCGCGCCTCCTGGTCGGCGACGAGGTGACCACCGAGGCCAACCGGACGCTGCTGCTGGCGCTGGTGCCGGCCATGCAGAACCTGCACACCGCGCTGGTCGCCGCGTCCCTGCACGGCCGGGTGAAGGTCTCCACCACGCACTCGCTCGGGGTGCTCACCACCACGGAGCAGCCGTCGGCGGC
This portion of the Zea mays cultivar B73 chromosome 2, Zm-B73-REFERENCE-NAM-5.0, whole genome shotgun sequence genome encodes:
- the LOC103645750 gene encoding cysteine protease ATG4B-like isoform X1: MTSLPERGESPVPPLDSLRQDSAVTVLAAAAVASSSAGSDRKEDSGSRQPKASILSGVFSPPFAIFEGQQQGSSSPACDARSTKSSSGSYGLSRILRRFVGSGSMWRLLGCGRVLTSSDVWFLGKCYKVSPEEEESGDSESDSGHAAFLEDFSSRIWITYRKGFDAISDSKLTSDVNWGCMVRSSQMLVAQALIFHHLGRSWRKPPEKPYNPDYIGVLHLFGDSEACAFSIHNLLQAGRNYGLAAGSWLGPYAMCRAWQTLIRTNREQADAVDGKENFPMALYVVSGDEDGERGGAPVVCIDVAAQLCSDFNKGPSTWSPILLLVPLVLGLDKINPRYIPLLKETFMFPQSLGILGGKPGTSTYIAGVQDDRALYLDPHEVQMTVDIALDNLEADTSSYHCSVVRALALEQIDPSLAIGFYCRDKDDFDDFCSRASELAEKANGAPLFTVVQSIEPSKQMYKQDDGLGCSGSSMANDDDLDGSGEAEEWQIL